The following are encoded together in the Zingiber officinale cultivar Zhangliang chromosome 8A, Zo_v1.1, whole genome shotgun sequence genome:
- the LOC122010765 gene encoding lysM and putative peptidoglycan-binding domain-containing protein 1-like translates to MGSLSHERKYDTFAPPSPPCALKYIEYHVSKLDTLAGIAIKYGIEIADIKRTNGLTIDLQLFAHKILLIPLPGRHPPSTPIQCNGSLDDRIMNFGERNDPPRKGEKEVLEGAPYYLAGQTFVISGTLDK, encoded by the exons ATGGGATCTCTTTcccatgagagaaaatatgatacctTTGCTCCTCCCTCGCCTCCTTGTGCGTTGAAGTACATTGAGTATCATGTATCCAAGTTGGACACACTTGCAGGCATCGCCATAAAGTACGGTATTGAG ATTGCAGATATCAAGAGAACTAATGGTCTAACAATAGATCTTCAATTGTTTGCTCACAAAATATTACTTATTCCTCTTCCTGGAAGACATCCACCATCTACTCCAATTCAGTGTAATGGTTCTCTCGATGACAG GATTATGAATTTTGGAGAGAGGAATGATCCTCCACGCAAAGGAGAGAAG GAAGTTCTAGAAGGTGCTCCTTACTATTTAGCTGGTCAGACATTCGTCATAAGTGGCACACTTGACAAGTAA